The following nucleotide sequence is from Kiritimatiella glycovorans.
ACTGGTGTCGGAGTACGCCGACCTGCTGCAGATCGGCGCGCGCAACATGCAGAATTTCACGCTCCTCAAGGAGGCCGGCCGGTCGCGCCGGCCGGTGGTGCTGAAGCGGGGCATGGCCAATACGATCGAGGAATGGCTGATGAGCGCCGAGTACATCATGAATGCGGGCAATGAGCAGGTGATCCTCTGCGAACGCGGCATACGCACCATCGAAACCCTGACGCGCAATACGCTCGATCTCAGCGCCGTGCCCGTCGTCCGTCGCGAAAGCCATCTGCCGGTCATGGTGGATCCCAGTCACGGCTGCGGGCACGCCGACCTCGTGCCTGCGCTCGTGCGCGGGGCGATCGCCGCGGGGGCCGATGCCGTGATGGTCGAGGTCCATCCCGACCCCGAACGGGCGCTCTCCGACGGTCCGCAGTCGCTGCGCCCCGCGGAGTTCGAGCGCCTGGTCGAAGAGGCCGGGCGCGTCGCCCGGGCGGTGGAGCGCAGCCTGGAACCGGAGGGCAAGTAGACCGTGGCCGATGTCGCGCTTATGGGACTGGGATTGATGGGGGCCTCGCTGGGCATGGCGCTGCGCGGTCGGGCAGGGCGGCGGGTCTCGGCGTACGCCCGGCGTGAAGCGACCCGCACGACGGCGCTGGATCGCGGGGTGGCGGACGAGGTGTTCGCCGACCCCGCCGACGCGGTGCGCGAGGCCGGGCTGGTCGTATACTGCGTCCCCATCACGGCCATCCCCGAGCTGGTCCGGGCGAGCCTGCCCGGGTTGCGCGGAGATGCCGTGCTGACCGACGTGGGCAGCACCAAGAGCTGGCTGCAGCGGATCCTCGCGCCGGTGCTCCCGGAAGAGGGTCCCGTCTTTGTGGGCAGCCACCCGCTCTGCGGCTCCGAGCGACAGGGGCTGGAGGCGGCGAGGGAAGACCTGTACGAAGACGCCGCGACGCTCATAACGCCGGTTCCGGACGCCGCGCCGGAGGCCGTGGAGCGCGTCAGGGATATGTGGATCTCCGCCGGTTCGACGGTGCACCTGCTCGACCCCGGGGAACACGACCGGATCGTGGCCCGTACCAGTCACCTGCCGCACCTGGTCGCCGCCGCGCTCGCGCGGACCGCAGGCCGTGAGCCGGAGAAGGCCGCCTACTCCGGGACCGGGTTCCGCGACACCACCCGCGTCGCCGCCGGTTCGCCCGAGGTCTGGCGGGACATCCTCACGACCAACCGCGAAGCGGTGGCGGCCGAGGTCGGGGCCGCGCGCGAGGAACTGGACGCACTGAGCCGCCTGCTCGCCGACGGCGCGGAAGACGACCTCGAACGCTGGCTGCGCACCGCGGCCGAACGGCGCGCGGCGGTGCTCGCCCTGAACACCCGCGCGCCGTCCGGGAAACAGCCGGCCGAATGAGGCCCGGCGGAACGGGAACGAGGAACGGATGAACAGAGCGATCGATGCGGCAGGACCCCTGCAGGGAAGGCTGAGCGCGCCGGGCGACAAGAGCATCTCGCACCGTGCGGCGCTGCTGGCCGCGGTCGCGGAGGGTGTGACGACCGTCGAAGGCTATCTTTTCGCCGACGACTGCTGCGCGACCCTTAACGCCGTCTCGGTGCTGGGCGCCCGGGTCCGGCGTGACGGCGACCGGCTGGAGATCGAGGGCACCGGAGGGGCGCTCTCCGAGCCGGACCGCGAACTCGACCTCGGCAATTCGGGGACCGGCGCCCGCCTGCTGGCCGGCCTGCTGGCGGCCCGGCCGTTCGAGACGGTGGTGACCGGCGACGCCTCGCTGCGGCGGCGTCCGATGAGCCGCATCCGCGATCCGCTGGAGCGGATGGGTGCGGCGGTCGAACTGACCCCGCCGGGCGACACGCTCCCGATGCGCATCCGGGGCGGGGGGCTGGAGGCCATTGAATACGCGCTGCCCGTCGCGTCCGCCCAGGTCAAGTCTTGCGTGCTGCTCGCGGGCCTGTTTGCCCGCGGCACGACCTGCGTGCTGGAACCCCGTCCCTGCCGAGATCATACGGAACGTCTGCTGGCCTACCTGGGCGCGGACATCCGCGTGGACGGCGACACCATCGAACTCGAAGGTCCGGCGTCCGGGGGCCCCCGGCTCCGGGCGCGGCCGATCGTGGTCCCCGGTGATATCTCCTCGGCGGCATTCTGGCTGGTCGCCGCGGCCGCCCGGCCGGGCGCGGAGGTGACGATCGAGGGGGTCGGACTGAATCCGCGGCGCTCCGGTATCCTCGACGTGCTGCGCAGGATGGGCGCGGAGATTGAAATCACGGAGCGCGAGGCGGAAGGCGAACCGCTCGGCGACATCCTCGTCCGGGGCCGGACGCTGAACGGCACGGAGGTGGCCGGCGCGGAGATCCCGAATGTCATCGATGAACTCCCGCTGATCGCGGCGGCCGGGGCGCTGGCGGAGGGTCGGACGGAGATCCGCGACGCGGAAGAGTTGCGGGTGAAGGAGAGCGACCGGATCAGTGCGATGACGGCCCATCTGCGCGCCTTCGGCGCGCAGGTCGACGAACGCGAGGACGGCATGAGCATCGCGGGCGGAGCCCGGCTCCAGACCCCCGATGCTCCGCTCCCCGGCTACGGCGATCACCGGATCGCCATGGCGTCCGCGGTGCTCGCCGCGGCGTGCGGCATCCCCGCCGAGATCGCCGACGTCGGCTGCGTCGACACCTCGTATCCTCAGTTCTGGGAGCACTTTGCCGCACTCGGCGGCTCAACCCGCGGGATCGAGGTGAACCCATGATTCATGCCATGCCGATCATTGCGATCGACGGCCCCGCGGCCTCGGGCAAATCCACCGTGGCGCGGAAGACGGCTATGGAGCTTCAGTTCCTGTACGTCGATTCCGGTTCGCTCTATCGCGGGGTCACCTGGTCGGCCCTGGAGGCGGGGGCCGATCCCGCGGACGCCCGGCAGATCATGCGTGTGGTCCGGCGCTCCGACTGGCGTTTTTTTGTCGAAGAGGGCGCCGTGCGGTTTTCCGTCGACGGGCGGCGGCCCGGCGATGCGCTGCGGGGCCCGGAGGTCCGCGCGCACGTCTCGGACATTGCCGCCGTGACCGCCGTGCGGCGCTGGGTCAACCGGCGCCTGCGCCGTCTCCGGCGGCTGGGTCCGCTGGTGATGGAAGGGCGGGACATCGGCAGCGTCGTGTTTCCGCGGACACCGCTGAAGTTTTTTCTCAACGCCAGCCCCGAGGCGCGGGCGCAGCGCAGGGCGAAGGAGCTGCTCGCGCGGGGAGAAGAGGGCGAGGCCCACCGGGTTCTCGAGGAACTGGAGCAGCGGGATCAGCGCGACAGCACCCGGCGCGCCGCCCCGCTGCGCGTACCCCGGGGCGCGATCGAGATCGACAACACCGCCCTCAGCGTGCAGGAGGAAGTCGAGACCATCCTGCGGCGGGTCCACGAGGGGACGGGGATCGAATACGAACCCTGGTGCCGGCCGGGCGTCTATTTTTTCAGCCGGGCGCTCTTCTGCGGGTTCCTCCGCTGCTGGAACGCGTTCCGGGCGAGCGGGGCGGAGCATGTACCGCAGCGCGGCGGATGCATTATCGCCGCCAACCACGCGAGCTTTCTCGACCCGCCCGTACTCGGCAGCGGCGTGAAGGGCCGGGTGGTCCACTTCATGGCGCGTCACACCCTGTTCAAACCCGGCTTTCCGAAGTGGTGGATGGAGTCGGTGGGCGTGATCGCGGTCAAGCGGGGCGAAGCCGACCGCGCCGCGCTCAAGTCGGCCATCTCCTGCCTGAAGGCGGGGGCCGTGATCGGGATGTTCCCCGAGGGCACGCGCACGCGCGACGGGAAACTCCAGGAGCCGCGGGGCGGGGTCGGGTTTATCGCCGCCCGCAGCGGAGTACCGGTCGTGCCGGCCTATATCTCCGGCACCCGGCAGGCCTACCCGCGCGGCGCGAAGGGGATCCGTCCGAAACCGGTGCGGATACGGTACGGCGCACCGATCCCGCCGGCCGAACTCAAGCCGGATAAACGCGGCAAAGAGGGCTATGCGGAGGTCGGACGCAAGGTGATGGCGCGGATCGCCGAACTCGCGCCCCCGGATGCCTGAATCGGGCGGGACGGGGACTCGTCAGGCTCCTCCTGATCCGCTATAAACGGCTGCATTCACAAGAGACGAATTCGGGATTCAGGAGCGACCATGGCGGAAAACAGGCGCAAGACGGCGATTACCCCGACGAGGGAAGACGACTACGCAGAGTGGTATCAGCAGGTCGTCCGTCAGGGAGACCTGGCGGAGACGAGCCCGGTGCGCGGCTGCATGGTGATCCGCCCCTGGGGCTACGCCCTGTGGGAAAACATCCGCGACCGGCTCGACGCCATGTTCAAGGAAACCGGGCACCGCAACGCCTACTTCCCGCTCTTCATCCCCAAGAGTTATCTCGAAAAGGAGGCGG
It contains:
- the aroA gene encoding 3-phosphoshikimate 1-carboxyvinyltransferase, which produces MNRAIDAAGPLQGRLSAPGDKSISHRAALLAAVAEGVTTVEGYLFADDCCATLNAVSVLGARVRRDGDRLEIEGTGGALSEPDRELDLGNSGTGARLLAGLLAARPFETVVTGDASLRRRPMSRIRDPLERMGAAVELTPPGDTLPMRIRGGGLEAIEYALPVASAQVKSCVLLAGLFARGTTCVLEPRPCRDHTERLLAYLGADIRVDGDTIELEGPASGGPRLRARPIVVPGDISSAAFWLVAAAARPGAEVTIEGVGLNPRRSGILDVLRRMGAEIEITEREAEGEPLGDILVRGRTLNGTEVAGAEIPNVIDELPLIAAAGALAEGRTEIRDAEELRVKESDRISAMTAHLRAFGAQVDEREDGMSIAGGARLQTPDAPLPGYGDHRIAMASAVLAAACGIPAEIADVGCVDTSYPQFWEHFAALGGSTRGIEVNP
- the cmk gene encoding (d)CMP kinase, giving the protein MIHAMPIIAIDGPAASGKSTVARKTAMELQFLYVDSGSLYRGVTWSALEAGADPADARQIMRVVRRSDWRFFVEEGAVRFSVDGRRPGDALRGPEVRAHVSDIAAVTAVRRWVNRRLRRLRRLGPLVMEGRDIGSVVFPRTPLKFFLNASPEARAQRRAKELLARGEEGEAHRVLEELEQRDQRDSTRRAAPLRVPRGAIEIDNTALSVQEEVETILRRVHEGTGIEYEPWCRPGVYFFSRALFCGFLRCWNAFRASGAEHVPQRGGCIIAANHASFLDPPVLGSGVKGRVVHFMARHTLFKPGFPKWWMESVGVIAVKRGEADRAALKSAISCLKAGAVIGMFPEGTRTRDGKLQEPRGGVGFIAARSGVPVVPAYISGTRQAYPRGAKGIRPKPVRIRYGAPIPPAELKPDKRGKEGYAEVGRKVMARIAELAPPDA
- a CDS encoding prephenate dehydrogenase, yielding MADVALMGLGLMGASLGMALRGRAGRRVSAYARREATRTTALDRGVADEVFADPADAVREAGLVVYCVPITAIPELVRASLPGLRGDAVLTDVGSTKSWLQRILAPVLPEEGPVFVGSHPLCGSERQGLEAAREDLYEDAATLITPVPDAAPEAVERVRDMWISAGSTVHLLDPGEHDRIVARTSHLPHLVAAALARTAGREPEKAAYSGTGFRDTTRVAAGSPEVWRDILTTNREAVAAEVGAAREELDALSRLLADGAEDDLERWLRTAAERRAAVLALNTRAPSGKQPAE